DNA from Variovorax sp. V213:
TACCGTACCAGACAGGCGTCAGGCCGGCGGCTGTTCGATCTCGAACACCTGGCGCAGATAGGCCAGGTATTTTTCGTCCTCGCACATGTTCTTGGACGGGGTGTCCGACAGCTTGGCCACCGGTTGGCCGTTGCAGGTGATCATCTTGATGACGATCTGCAGCGGCTCGTAGCCGAGGTCGTTGGTGAGGTTGGTGCCGATGCCGAAAGCCAGCTGGCAACGGCCGCGGAACTGCTGGTAGAGCTCGACGGTGCGCGGCACCGTGAGGCTGTCGCTGAAGATCAGCGTCTTGGTGCGCGGATCGACCCGGTTGGCAATGTAGTGCGCCAGCATGCGCTCGCCCCACTGGAACGGATCGCCGCTGTCATGCCGCGCGCCGTCGAACAGCTTGCAGAAGTAAAGGTCGAAGTCGCGCAGGAAGGCGCTCATGCCATAGACATCGGACAGCGCAATGCCGAGGTCGCCGCGGTATTCGCGGGCCCAGCTCTCGAAGCCGAAGATCTGGCTGTCGCGCAGCCGGGGGCCGAGCCCCTGGCAGGCCTGGAGGTATTCGTGCGCCATGGTGCCGAGCGGAATGAGGCCGAGCTTCATGGCATAGAGTACGTTGCTGGTACCCGCGAGCTGGGGCAGCCGCGCGCCGGGCTGGGCCTGCACCGGCGGCGAGGTGACGGCGCCGAGCCTTG
Protein-coding regions in this window:
- the pncB gene encoding nicotinate phosphoribosyltransferase, whose protein sequence is MIIHSLLDTDLYKFTMMQVVLHHFPGAQVEYRFKCRNPGIDLAQFAGQIREEVRSLCSLQFRDAELTYLRSMRFIKSDFVDFLGLFRLNEKYISITPQPSGELEIRIKGPWLHTILFEIPVLAIVNEVYFRNTQKKPDIEEGRRRLETKIGQLQDAGLADLKIADYGTRRRFSKDWHEEVLRTLNARLGAVTSPPVQAQPGARLPQLAGTSNVLYAMKLGLIPLGTMAHEYLQACQGLGPRLRDSQIFGFESWAREYRGDLGIALSDVYGMSAFLRDFDLYFCKLFDGARHDSGDPFQWGERMLAHYIANRVDPRTKTLIFSDSLTVPRTVELYQQFRGRCQLAFGIGTNLTNDLGYEPLQIVIKMITCNGQPVAKLSDTPSKNMCEDEKYLAYLRQVFEIEQPPA